The Mucilaginibacter yixingensis genome window below encodes:
- a CDS encoding flagellar motor protein MotB: MKTKFMIIPALLALTVLGSCVSNKKYAQLQNNYNKLDSSSRELNGRYQLSERNLAVATNRNKSLEEQIESERANARQLQDALNKCLNSGQQGNVNISKLVDEINRSNRYIQELVNAKNKSDSLNVVLTNNLTRSLSTTERQDVDVKVLKGVVYISLSDNMLYKSGSYEISDKAGATLAKIAKIIMDYSNYDVLIEGNTDNVPISQKNIRNNWDLSALRASSVVQELQNKFNVDPKRLTAGGRGEYNPIADNVSDIGRSKNRRTEIIITPKLDQFMDLIGKAPDNKPQK; encoded by the coding sequence ATGAAAACAAAGTTTATGATTATACCGGCCCTGTTGGCTTTAACGGTGCTGGGAAGTTGCGTAAGCAACAAGAAATATGCGCAACTACAAAACAACTACAACAAATTGGATAGCAGCAGCCGCGAATTGAACGGACGCTACCAGCTAAGCGAGCGTAATCTGGCCGTGGCCACCAACCGCAACAAGAGTTTAGAAGAACAGATTGAATCTGAACGTGCCAATGCCCGTCAGTTACAAGATGCGCTGAACAAATGTTTAAATTCTGGCCAGCAAGGTAATGTAAACATTAGCAAACTGGTTGATGAGATTAACCGCTCTAACCGTTATATCCAGGAGCTGGTGAACGCCAAAAACAAAAGCGACTCGCTTAATGTGGTGCTAACCAACAACCTTACCCGGTCACTTAGTACAACAGAGCGTCAGGATGTAGATGTTAAAGTGCTGAAAGGCGTCGTCTACATCTCATTGTCTGATAATATGCTTTACAAATCAGGCAGTTATGAGATATCTGATAAGGCTGGCGCTACCCTGGCCAAAATTGCCAAGATTATTATGGACTACAGTAACTATGATGTGTTGATTGAGGGTAATACCGATAATGTGCCTATCTCTCAGAAAAACATCCGCAATAACTGGGATTTGAGTGCGCTCAGGGCGTCGTCTGTAGTACAAGAGTTGCAGAATAAGTTTAATGTTGATCCAAAACGATTAACTGCTGGCGGCCGTGGCGAGTACAACCCGATTGCTGATAACGTAAGCGATATCGGTCGCTCTAAAAACAGGCGTACAGAAATTATCATCACGCCAAAACTTGATCAGTTTATGGATTTGATTGGTAAAGCTCCGGATAATAAGCCGCAGAAGTAA
- a CDS encoding alpha/beta hydrolase domain-containing protein, translating to MPYPSYTNFVSKVDADGNEVAGIHLPPVAAPTGTYTGWALRAAPFAENDGGESAGQYIPFKTTKAERITAGDARLSLEERYGNHNGYVEAVTKAVQNLVKNRLLLPEDATSYISEAEQSNVLQH from the coding sequence ATGCCATACCCAAGCTATACCAATTTCGTATCTAAGGTTGATGCCGATGGTAACGAGGTGGCGGGTATTCATTTGCCGCCAGTAGCTGCTCCAACCGGCACTTATACCGGCTGGGCATTACGTGCAGCACCGTTTGCAGAGAATGATGGCGGTGAAAGCGCGGGGCAATACATTCCATTTAAAACAACTAAAGCAGAACGTATAACAGCCGGCGACGCCAGGCTTTCATTGGAGGAGCGCTATGGTAATCATAATGGCTATGTAGAGGCGGTGACCAAAGCAGTTCAAAATCTGGTTAAAAACAGGTTGTTGTTGCCGGAAGATGCCACCAGTTACATTAGTGAAGCAGAGCAAAGTAACGTGCTTCAACACTGA
- a CDS encoding family 43 glycosylhydrolase, which produces MPNKEALKLCFRAFSFSAHNVTYLYTFSLLLAILTFKNYVSVTNQYSLKIVMNLFYKSIIASFLVAGSLSASAQTVSDRAGDLGNNTYLNPILGGDYPDPSIMRDGKDYYMTHSAFDYLPGLTVWHSTDLVNWEPISYGLKTYLGSIWAPDICKHGNLYYIYFTVARKGNYVVYAKDPHGPWSEPVDLKVGGIDPCHIVDETGQRWLFLSGGERAKLSADGLSVVPGTLQKVYNGWDFPDDWVTEGKAMEGPKLKKVGQYYYWLSAEGGTAGPPTSHMEVVARSKSINGPWENAPNNPLIHTYSGAEKWWSKGHASLIDAPDGKWWIVYHSYQNGFLNLGRQTLLEPVQFTADGWIKAPTGRGVEKPIVKPIKSTKPIDRLAHLDEYRIGLEWKYYEKYDPARASAKNGVLTLKAQGTTPQESAPLLFVAGTPNYEFSFKMEKDADAVAGLVMFYNADFYVGTGFDSKSRMRWRKGAAKGRYEHTGNNLLWMKLRIVDNIVTGYYSYDGKDWKKEQWSMEVSGYNHNTLYDFESILPGIFAYGKGEVKFSDLKFTRL; this is translated from the coding sequence GTGCCAAATAAAGAAGCTCTGAAGTTATGTTTCAGGGCTTTTTCTTTTTCTGCGCACAACGTAACTTATCTATATACATTCAGCCTGCTGCTTGCTATCCTTACTTTTAAAAACTATGTTAGTGTAACCAATCAATACAGCCTAAAAATAGTTATGAACCTGTTTTACAAATCAATTATTGCATCTTTTTTAGTTGCCGGAAGTTTGTCGGCATCGGCCCAAACTGTAAGTGACCGAGCCGGAGATCTGGGAAATAACACTTATCTAAATCCCATTCTTGGTGGTGATTATCCCGATCCGAGCATTATGCGCGATGGTAAAGATTATTACATGACGCATTCGGCCTTTGATTATTTGCCCGGACTTACCGTATGGCATTCTACAGATCTGGTAAACTGGGAGCCTATAAGTTATGGCTTGAAAACGTATCTCGGCTCCATCTGGGCGCCTGATATCTGCAAACATGGTAATCTGTATTATATCTACTTCACCGTTGCCCGTAAAGGCAACTATGTGGTTTATGCAAAAGATCCGCATGGCCCGTGGAGTGAGCCGGTTGACTTGAAAGTTGGAGGCATAGATCCTTGTCATATCGTTGATGAAACTGGTCAGCGCTGGCTTTTCCTGAGCGGTGGTGAGCGAGCCAAACTTTCGGCCGATGGTTTATCTGTGGTGCCGGGTACGCTTCAAAAAGTTTACAACGGTTGGGATTTTCCTGATGATTGGGTAACCGAAGGCAAAGCCATGGAAGGACCAAAGCTGAAAAAGGTTGGTCAATATTATTACTGGCTGAGCGCCGAAGGTGGTACAGCTGGCCCACCAACATCGCACATGGAAGTTGTGGCGCGCTCAAAATCTATCAATGGCCCGTGGGAGAATGCGCCTAATAATCCGTTGATCCATACTTATAGTGGGGCAGAAAAATGGTGGTCAAAAGGCCATGCATCCTTGATTGATGCGCCCGATGGTAAATGGTGGATTGTATACCATTCATACCAAAATGGATTTTTAAATCTTGGCCGTCAAACCCTGCTGGAGCCTGTGCAGTTTACAGCTGATGGCTGGATTAAGGCACCGACCGGAAGAGGAGTGGAGAAACCAATAGTAAAACCTATCAAATCAACCAAACCGATTGATCGATTGGCACATTTAGATGAGTATCGCATCGGCTTAGAATGGAAATATTATGAAAAATATGACCCCGCACGGGCATCTGCAAAAAACGGGGTGCTTACGCTGAAAGCTCAGGGCACTACACCGCAAGAATCGGCGCCGTTGCTATTTGTTGCTGGTACGCCCAACTATGAGTTTAGCTTTAAAATGGAGAAAGACGCCGACGCGGTTGCCGGCCTAGTGATGTTCTATAATGCCGATTTCTATGTAGGTACAGGCTTTGATAGCAAGAGCCGCATGCGCTGGCGCAAAGGCGCTGCCAAGGGCCGATACGAACATACGGGCAACAACCTGTTATGGATGAAACTGCGTATTGTAGATAATATTGTAACCGGCTACTACAGCTATGACGGGAAAGACTGGAAGAAAGAGCAATGGAGCATGGAGGTATCGGGCTATAACCACAATACACTATATGACTTTGAAAGCATATTGCCAGGTATTTTTGCCTATGGCAAGGGCGAAGTTAAGTTTAGTGATTTGAAGTTTACGCGATTATAA
- a CDS encoding alpha/beta hydrolase domain-containing protein, whose translation MKKLLLIACSVFLFFKADAKIVRIEITSIESPAFGGRQFGNVGAYEKLRGKAYGELNPLDPQNAKITDIQLAPRNKRGMVEYSTDFYILKPINLLRGNRKLFEEIPNRGGKTFGNFNKSSGGNDPSTAEQAGDAFLMNQGYTLAWCGWDISATSENNKLTITVPVAKKADGSTITGPSYEYIESDNDRLQSYKLAYAAASTDKAHATLTYKAFLNDAPQTLPAGSWEYVNDRTIRLLPADTPFKPSGIYEFYYDAKDPLVAGIGLASTRDFVSFLRNNGFDDNGNRNPLFGNIDYTFSYTESQPARYINDFQTLGFNVDEMGRRVIDGILNWLGGGSGVGINYRFAQPGRTERNRQNHLYPEAVFPFAYPVLTDPNSGLTAGRSGGYPMPLLMPKVMEVNSANEYWVKAASLLHSDLNGNDLPDPANVRFYLLSGMQHGRGHGKGVTQQLQNPTRPDAVLRALFVDLDEWVTKNIAPPESQVPRRNNGTAALAVAQHGSLTGTVAQKELGWPIFRG comes from the coding sequence ATGAAGAAACTACTACTCATTGCCTGCTCTGTCTTTTTGTTTTTTAAGGCCGATGCCAAAATTGTGCGCATAGAAATTACCAGTATTGAGTCACCGGCTTTTGGAGGCCGGCAATTTGGCAATGTAGGGGCGTATGAAAAACTCCGCGGCAAGGCCTATGGCGAACTCAATCCACTTGATCCCCAAAATGCTAAGATTACTGACATTCAGCTGGCGCCCCGCAATAAGCGGGGAATGGTAGAATACTCGACGGATTTTTATATCCTCAAGCCCATCAATCTGTTACGCGGTAATCGTAAGTTATTCGAAGAGATCCCTAATCGCGGTGGCAAAACGTTTGGTAATTTTAATAAAAGCAGCGGAGGCAATGACCCCAGCACCGCAGAACAGGCGGGCGATGCTTTCCTGATGAACCAAGGCTATACGCTGGCATGGTGCGGTTGGGATATATCAGCAACGTCTGAAAATAACAAGTTAACCATCACCGTACCGGTCGCAAAAAAAGCGGATGGATCAACCATTACAGGGCCATCTTATGAATACATTGAGAGTGATAATGATCGCCTGCAAAGCTATAAACTAGCTTATGCAGCAGCTTCAACTGATAAAGCACATGCTACGCTTACATACAAAGCTTTTCTGAATGATGCCCCGCAAACTCTCCCTGCCGGTAGCTGGGAGTATGTGAACGACCGCACCATCCGGTTGTTACCAGCAGATACACCTTTTAAACCGAGTGGCATTTATGAGTTTTATTACGATGCCAAAGATCCGCTGGTAGCAGGTATCGGACTTGCATCAACCCGCGATTTTGTTTCTTTTCTGCGCAACAACGGTTTTGATGATAATGGCAACCGTAACCCACTATTTGGTAACATAGACTACACGTTCAGCTATACTGAATCTCAGCCAGCCCGCTATATCAATGATTTTCAAACCCTGGGTTTTAATGTGGACGAGATGGGCCGCAGGGTAATAGATGGCATCCTGAACTGGCTTGGCGGCGGGAGCGGAGTTGGTATCAACTACCGGTTTGCCCAGCCTGGGCGTACAGAGCGCAACCGCCAGAATCATTTATATCCGGAAGCGGTATTTCCGTTTGCTTATCCGGTGCTCACAGATCCTAATTCAGGCCTAACCGCAGGACGATCCGGCGGATATCCAATGCCGTTATTAATGCCCAAGGTAATGGAAGTTAATTCGGCCAATGAGTATTGGGTAAAAGCGGCATCTTTACTGCATAGCGATTTAAATGGCAATGATTTGCCTGATCCCGCTAATGTGCGTTTTTACCTCCTTTCAGGCATGCAACATGGCAGAGGTCATGGTAAGGGAGTTACCCAGCAATTGCAAAACCCAACGCGCCCGGATGCGGTTTTGCGCGCCCTGTTTGTTGATTTGGATGAGTGGGTGACTAAAAATATTGCACCGCCAGAAAGCCAGGTGCCACGTCGCAATAACGGAACAGCGGCTTTAGCTGTAGCCCAACACGGCTCGTTAACAGGTACAGTAGCCCAAAAAGAATTAGGCTGGCCGATATTCCGGGGGTAA
- a CDS encoding PQQ-dependent sugar dehydrogenase, translating to MKILNRLTLAMLMASTLAAACKNTPGNDSNSDTSTVIGTGGNADTATLPPVETKAPNSDYKPAFAGQTRAPGMRTKTPLIVTIINSSLNAPWAICNLPDGRFLITQKAGSMVILTSAGVKDKEITGLPAVVNAGQGGLLDVNIDPQFSSNRMVYWDYAEQQSTGGSLLAVAKGKLSADETKIENIQVIYRAQPAYSGGNLQYGSRMVFDQQGNLFITTGERSGDDIRMKAQDLSAGIGKVIHITKDGAAVPNGPFANTANALPEVYALGLRSPEGLAWNPVSNELWEAEFGPRGGDEINVIEPGKNYGWPVITYGIEYSGAKVGDGIQQKAGMEQPLYYWDPVISPSGIAFYNSDVISEWKGNLFLACLSSQHICRIALNGHKVIGEERLLASEGQRFRALAQGKDGALYAVTDGGRLYRITKK from the coding sequence ATGAAGATTTTAAATAGACTAACGCTCGCTATGCTGATGGCCTCAACGCTTGCTGCTGCATGTAAAAACACGCCCGGCAATGATAGTAATAGCGATACCTCAACTGTTATAGGCACCGGCGGCAATGCGGATACCGCTACCCTCCCACCGGTAGAAACCAAGGCGCCTAATAGCGATTATAAACCTGCCTTTGCAGGCCAAACCCGGGCGCCGGGTATGCGCACCAAAACACCACTTATTGTAACCATTATCAATAGTTCATTAAATGCCCCCTGGGCCATTTGCAATTTGCCGGATGGCCGTTTCCTGATCACGCAAAAGGCAGGCTCGATGGTTATCCTAACCTCCGCCGGAGTAAAAGACAAAGAAATTACGGGCTTACCTGCCGTTGTAAATGCCGGTCAGGGTGGTTTACTTGATGTAAATATCGACCCGCAATTTAGTTCAAACCGGATGGTTTATTGGGATTATGCCGAGCAGCAAAGCACCGGCGGCTCTTTGTTGGCTGTAGCTAAAGGCAAGCTTTCTGCCGATGAAACTAAAATTGAAAATATCCAGGTCATCTATCGTGCTCAACCAGCCTACAGTGGCGGCAACCTGCAATATGGCTCGCGCATGGTGTTTGATCAGCAGGGCAACCTGTTTATTACCACGGGCGAGCGCAGCGGCGATGATATCCGCATGAAAGCGCAGGATCTGAGTGCCGGTATAGGCAAGGTAATTCATATTACTAAAGACGGTGCAGCGGTGCCCAATGGCCCATTTGCTAATACCGCTAATGCCCTGCCAGAAGTTTACGCCCTGGGCTTGCGCAGTCCCGAAGGATTAGCCTGGAACCCTGTTAGCAATGAGTTATGGGAAGCAGAATTTGGCCCGCGTGGCGGCGATGAAATCAATGTAATTGAACCTGGAAAAAATTACGGCTGGCCGGTAATTACCTACGGCATTGAGTACAGCGGCGCTAAAGTTGGCGATGGCATACAGCAAAAAGCCGGCATGGAGCAACCACTTTATTATTGGGATCCGGTTATTTCGCCATCGGGCATTGCATTTTATAATAGTGACGTAATCAGCGAATGGAAAGGCAATTTATTTTTGGCTTGTTTAAGCAGCCAGCACATTTGCCGTATAGCACTAAACGGTCATAAAGTAATTGGCGAAGAACGCTTGCTGGCCAGCGAGGGTCAGCGGTTCCGTGCGCTTGCACAAGGTAAAGATGGTGCATTATATGCTGTAACTGACGGAGGAAGGCTATACCGCATTACAAAGAAATAG
- a CDS encoding GNAT family N-acetyltransferase — translation MTAAHTIRILNAADIELYKTMRLEALQLEPGVFGSSYARESAFTDEEWLARLSSDKSVSMGLFCGEGMIGITGVVIDWDDDTRGIMVQSYIQKEYRGRGLSNLLYNIRLEWARNKGLRSLRIGHKESNLASKAANQRHGFKYVHSESSTWPDGSVEDVLYYDLIL, via the coding sequence ATGACTGCCGCACACACTATCCGCATATTAAATGCGGCTGACATCGAATTGTATAAAACGATGAGACTGGAGGCTCTGCAACTGGAACCCGGCGTTTTTGGCAGCAGCTATGCTCGAGAGTCGGCTTTTACTGACGAAGAATGGTTAGCCCGGCTAAGTAGCGATAAAAGCGTAAGCATGGGCTTATTTTGTGGCGAGGGCATGATTGGCATTACCGGAGTTGTAATTGATTGGGACGATGACACGCGCGGAATCATGGTGCAATCTTATATTCAGAAAGAATATCGAGGGAGAGGGCTGTCCAATCTGCTATATAATATTCGGCTGGAATGGGCGCGCAATAAAGGTTTAAGGTCATTGCGTATCGGGCATAAAGAAAGCAATTTGGCATCAAAGGCTGCTAACCAGCGGCACGGCTTTAAATATGTACACAGCGAGTCCTCCACTTGGCCTGATGGGAGTGTGGAGGACGTGTTGTATTATGATCTAATACTTTAA
- a CDS encoding Na+/H+ antiporter, whose protein sequence is MHELLLLCIGLILSISFLVLLARKLRIAYPIFLVLAGLALGFLPGIPNMRINPDLVFLVILPPILFDAAQNSSWRAMWRWRRIILVMAIGFVLFTATAVAFVACWLIPGFTMAEGFLLGAIISPPDAAAATAVLQYIRLPKGLVAILEGESLLNDATSLTVYRFALAAILTSNFSWGNAIGGFVLVSLSGIAIGLVFGLVFYAIYKWLPTSSNLDFALSLVLPYLIYLTAEGLHSSGVLAVVAGGLFIAYQNHSIFSHSSRLKANAIWPAIVFILNAVIFFLIGLQLPDISRMIKVVSLGHSITIALIIALTVILVRMLSAYSSSVFTRFISRYITVAQSHPGWRNPTIIGWAGMRGVVSLASAIAIPLMIPGGQAFPHRNLLLFITFVVIIVTLVGQGFMLPWLVHKVKPDYLIDESPDDQQLLQIDIQLMKAAKVHLENKYGDDVAANALVRNKLDLLRCKLTLYRDTDLDEEKRAELNRMLTRFKRVMVEITEHQRKELHTFRHKDHFDDDVIALIERRLDLEEERLEEEEE, encoded by the coding sequence ATGCATGAACTCTTATTACTTTGTATTGGGCTCATACTGAGCATATCGTTCCTGGTGCTGCTGGCCCGCAAGTTGCGCATAGCCTACCCTATTTTTCTGGTATTAGCCGGTTTGGCGTTAGGTTTTTTACCGGGTATACCCAATATGCGTATCAACCCCGATCTGGTTTTTTTGGTGATACTGCCGCCTATATTGTTTGATGCCGCGCAAAACTCCTCATGGAGGGCCATGTGGCGCTGGCGACGGATCATTCTGGTGATGGCCATTGGCTTTGTGTTGTTCACCGCTACGGCCGTGGCTTTTGTAGCCTGTTGGCTCATCCCTGGCTTTACAATGGCCGAAGGCTTTTTGCTGGGCGCCATTATTTCCCCTCCTGATGCTGCTGCCGCTACCGCCGTACTGCAATACATACGTTTGCCTAAAGGATTGGTGGCTATACTTGAGGGTGAAAGTTTGCTAAATGATGCCACCAGTTTAACGGTTTATCGTTTTGCTTTGGCGGCTATATTGACCAGCAATTTCTCCTGGGGGAATGCCATTGGCGGTTTTGTGCTGGTATCTTTATCTGGTATTGCCATTGGTTTGGTGTTTGGGCTGGTATTTTATGCCATCTACAAATGGCTGCCCACCTCGTCTAATCTTGATTTTGCTTTGTCGCTGGTGCTGCCTTATCTCATCTATTTAACTGCAGAGGGGTTGCATTCGTCGGGCGTTTTAGCGGTGGTTGCCGGCGGGTTATTTATTGCCTATCAAAATCATTCTATCTTTTCGCACAGCAGCAGGCTTAAGGCCAATGCCATTTGGCCGGCCATCGTATTTATATTGAATGCGGTGATCTTCTTTTTGATTGGTCTTCAATTACCTGATATCAGCAGAATGATTAAAGTGGTATCATTAGGACATAGTATTACCATCGCGTTGATTATTGCGCTTACCGTGATTTTAGTGCGCATGCTATCTGCTTATAGTTCTTCTGTTTTTACCCGCTTTATCAGTCGTTATATAACGGTGGCGCAAAGCCATCCGGGCTGGCGAAATCCTACCATTATAGGCTGGGCAGGTATGCGCGGGGTTGTGTCGCTGGCTTCAGCAATTGCTATACCGCTGATGATACCCGGCGGACAGGCTTTTCCTCACCGTAATCTTTTACTGTTTATCACCTTTGTTGTGATTATTGTTACGCTGGTTGGCCAGGGTTTCATGCTGCCATGGCTGGTACACAAGGTAAAACCAGACTATTTAATAGATGAAAGCCCCGATGATCAGCAATTACTACAGATTGATATCCAGTTAATGAAAGCCGCCAAGGTGCATCTTGAGAACAAATACGGCGATGATGTGGCGGCCAATGCCTTGGTTAGAAATAAACTTGATTTACTGCGCTGTAAATTAACACTATATCGGGACACCGATCTAGACGAAGAAAAACGCGCAGAACTAAACCGAATGCTTACCCGCTTTAAACGGGTAATGGTTGAGATAACCGAACATCAGCGTAAAGAACTGCACACCTTCAGGCATAAAGATCATTTTGACGATGATGTGATTGCCTTGATAGAGCGTCGGCTTGATTTGGAAGAGGAACGATTGGAGGAAGAAGAGGAATAG